In the Anomalospiza imberbis isolate Cuckoo-Finch-1a 21T00152 chromosome 3, ASM3175350v1, whole genome shotgun sequence genome, GAAACTTATGGCCCTAAGATTCTGAAATACGTGTTCTAAGTTATGTTTAGAATCAAGTTGTGGTTTTCAATCCAGCATTAACAAGTAACATAGATAAATTACCATGGTATTGTAAACTTTTTAAGTGCTACAACTTTCCTGTGTACTAAGCAAGTAATTCCCCACCAGAGGGCAGTGGAAGCGTGAGAGGCGGAGGTGGTGGGAATGCCAGAGAGATAAAGATTAAGAAAGccaagaagaaaggaagaagggaTGCTGACAGCGATGAAGAGTCACAAGGGACTGCCACAGGTTTATCATTTTATTTTAGGCACTATCTATTCATATCTATTCAACAAGTTTTActacttgctttttttttctacatgtcTGTTCTTCCCCCACTATTTAGATAAGGTTAGCTAAAATGTCAAAATGAGGAGAACACTATGTACTTAAAATTGTATCTGTGGGTCTGATGTTGCTATTTAAATTAAATGGACATTAAATTTTCACTGAACAGTATAACTcagtctttaaaaaacaaatttaagTCAAGGAAATAATACcattttatatttattcttttattttatgtagGAAATGCTGTAGAATTTGGGGTGAATGTTGCGCTTGATTTTGTAATGCCTGCTGCTTAGTGTATGATAAATGAATGGCCTGAATTAACAAATCATAGCAATCAGACAGTCTTTCTCTTCATAGGAATAAAATATACAGTCAAAACTAATGTTTGATAGTTTTAATGTCACTCCTTATTTGTGCCTATTTCTCTACCTTCACTATTAAAAGGACCATGAATGGCTTGCTAAGTAAAAGCCAGCACTGTTAGATTTAGAGCAAACAGTGGTTGCCAATGAAGCAGTTGTGTTCTTTCATTTGTTCAATGGAGAACCAGAAATGTGTGCTTCCATTTTATATGTAGGGTCCAGACTTTCAATACTGactgaaaaatactttgaaGCATGATATTTGACGTGTGAAATACAGTGTAGTAATTTTGTTTGATACTGTTCTCACAGAGTGATGTAATTCAAATataaatggaattatttttcaGGACTACTCAGTTACTGAGTAAAACAATGTTCAGTCACTTTTGGGTTTTGGTGTAGGATTTCTGTTTTGCCCTTATTGCTGCTTGTATTGTTGTGCTATAATAAGTAGCTTGAACCACGATCTCAAGGTAAACTCAGATGAAACCATTCAAATGTAAATAAGATCCTTTTTAAAACCTGATTTAACCTCCCATTTCACTTGTTTATAAGCCTTGTATGTTCGTTACTGCCATGGCACCACAAGGAACATCATTGGTCTCCATACTTATACACACAATAAGCCTGTTTTAAGATGCATTTGGAACATGTCCTTTTCTGGTAGTCTGTCATCATTCTGATCTCATTCTTACATGTAAAAATTCTACAACACCCAGGAAAAGTTCATGTTTTGTGCAAAACCTAAATACATATGCACTAAACTGTATGCATGTAAGTTGCTTTTATTACTGGAACACCTTGTCTGGTTTAATTTATCATGTTTCAGATTTTATACTGTAACCTCAATAACTGTGTTTCATTATTGTGTATCTCACtaaatggaatttaaaaaaataaaaacaatagcATTATGAAATCCTTCGAGTAGGAACACTCTATTCAGTTTTGGCACTTTAAGTTCTACTTGGTCTTGGTGGCATTATGGTTTCTAGACTCATGGGCCaagcagactgaaaaaaaaaatcaccaaaaatgCATATCCTCATACACTACTTCAGTTGTCTCTTACAGAAACTTCTAAGTGATGAAAAGAGACATTTTATCAGTTTTTTCTAGTGTAAAATTCAACTGTCATGTATAATCATCCTGGTTTTTCCAGTGTTGATAAGCATTTTTTCTGTGGTGTTTGGATTTTGAGGCTTTCCAGTATCTCATGCCACAGAGTAATTGCAGCAATACTAAATGGAATGTTTTCTCAGTGAGTGTTTTTATGGCCACTACAGGTAGGAATAAGAAACTGGAGTTTTCTTTCATGTCACAAGAGGAAATTGAGGATGTTTTAAAGACCCACATGCAGGATTGCCCTGAAGAGTTTATTACAGAAATTGCTGAACATCTAAGAAGGTAATTTCTATAATTCAGCTGGAGTTAGAAAATTTGTGATTCACTTCAGATGAATCTACACTTCAGTCTGTGTTCTTACTTAGAAAAGAGTGCTTTTTTGATAGACATGAAGCACAATATTCTTTTTCTGTACAGCTTTGTGTTACACATGTTATGTGTAAAAAGCTGTGCTGACACAGGAATGTGCTTCTGCTTAGCAGTACATGGTCCTGCAAGCTCATAATCAGCTTCATGGGTGTATtccacccccccaccccttaCAACCATCCATGATGGAATTTCATGAGTCCAATTTTCTGGACAGCCTTTGGTGTTTGTTCATGTTTCCTGGCATCTCTGTCTCCATTGATACCCATGAGAGCTGGGTAGTAAGTTATGTCAGCAAACTGAGCTATGCAAAGATTAATAACTTCTTTTAAAAGATGTTCTGTACCAAAGAGAATGTGAATATGTATGTTCAGAGCAAAAGGAACATAAGACTGTAATAGCTAAGCTTGAATAAACCTGGAGTGCCGTAGTTACTGCATCTTTAGAAATTTGTCCAGAGGCTCCTGAAAGTTTGTGAATAGCATTGCTTCTGGAAATCCTTTTATCTTTCACCTTATTTCCATTGAGGAGTTGTGAAGAGCTAAAACCTTGGCATTCATTTGTATACCATACATACTATAACATTAGACTATCTGCCATTAagtatattttaatttcctcgtggattttttttctgattatcataatttgctttttctgtattcATAGAATAGCATTCATGTCCCCATCAGTTACTACATAATGAGGTTGCTTTCTCTGTGTCTGATATATTTGAGAAAACCTTGTACAGTTTCACACTTTGCTCAatgttttctcctttcttctttcctgttttaAGATCTTTGACAAAAACTTACCAGGAAGTTGTGCGTTCCGTTTTTACATCTTCAGCATCTTCCTCTGGAGCCAACAGAAGACAGGCTATGAAGGACTTGCAGGAGGAATTCTCAAACCTGTACAACAACATTCGGTTATTTGAAAAGGGAGCAAAGCATTTCACAGGTACAAAATACATACTTTGAAAAATGATTATGCTCCTTCAAGGATGTTAAATTTATTCCGGAATCTACATTAAAGGTCAGACAGGCCAAgagtttaaaaaggaaaatctagaaagaaaaaactaGAGATGTGTTTAGTATGCCTAATACTGCCTTTATGCTGAAGTGCATAGCTTTGCACAGTAATTGAAATacattctttttatttcatatcCATATTCTGTTATATCTTATGTTAAGGTAACTGTGTTCTTGTCTTTCCTTCCTAAGTGTTTGCATTCCTTCCAGTTTTTCACtttccagatgaaaaaaaaaggaaaatattagtAAGCTCATTTTATTCTGTCAGCTGTCCactaatgaaaaaattaaataccaCCTGATTCTAAGAAGCTGCTGTTTAAACCTCATAGGTTTGATGCTgaaaggagctgctgcttgaGAATAGTCTGTCAGATTTGTTTTGCAGAGGGTTATTCTGTAAGGTGTGGCAGAAAAGTTAGCATTAGGAAAATACTGTAGACATTTCCAAGATTCTCTGCTGTAATCAtctttttcctggaattttctCTGTGGAAATCTAGCAGAAGGAAACACCAGCAAAACAACGTGATATTCCTGTATTTTGGAATTTATATAATTATTTCCCATTAGCCTTTGTTCTTGGACATGTATTCTgtagcctcttttttttttccaaattctaGTATTTCAACCTTAAAAGCCACATGGCTGTTCTTCTATTTAACTGCTTGTCCTGCAGAATTTTCCTTTGTATACTCTTGACTTGATCAATGGCAGTGGTTCAGGAGGATTGTACAAGGTTGTTTACTGCTTATACAGATACATCTTTGAAATACTAGCAAGGCATTAAAATGCTCTTACAGACCTGAAAGCTCAGGTCTGAGCTTTTTCACTGAACAACATTCCATAAGAATGTCACAGCACATGAGGGATGTTATCTTCATGTGTCCAGGTAACTTTCTCATAGTACTCATGGTTGAGTCCACAGGTAGGAAGGTGCTGCGATGACATCATAGGAATCAGATAACTATAATAAATTACTTTAATCACTTATTTGTTTTAACAGATGATACTCAGACTAACCTTGCCAAACACCTGTTGAAGACTCTGTGTACAGACATTACAAATCTGGTTTTCAACTTCTTGGCATCTGAGTCAATGATGACAACAGAAAATTACTCTACAATCACAAGTGAGGTACAGAAATAAAAGTTGCTTTTTAGAGGTCTCAAGTAGATCAGTGATGTTTGTTCAATAAGCAGTTGCTTCACTTGAAATATGCCTACATCTAAAAAGATTATTAATATTACAGATTATTTATATTCTTGTTCCATACAGGGCAGAATCAAGATTTTAGGTAAACTGCCAGAAGATACTAAAGGTCCTTTAACTAAACTGCATACTTCTCTGAATGGCAAGGTAAAAATCAAGTTCAGATTTTCTGGTTTGCTGATATAATGCTAATAAATAGCTGAAACACATAGAGTAGTACGTAACCACTGCTGCTGTGAAGGTTGAAggcaaaataatattttgtatttgtgtAAGGCAGTGAGAGAAAGTGTGGTTTTGTATCTGTGAATTTTCAGAGATGAAAAGGTGGTCTTAGATTTTGATACTGATAGTCACCTTTGGCTCCTTGCTGCCATTTGGAATCCAGTGTGCCTTTCATGGGCAGGTGAGAAGAGTGAAAACTGAGCGAGAATCTCCAGTTGTTGATGTTTCTTGTACTTTGTTCCCAGAGTTCTTCCATGTATTTCTTAACTAGTAAACTTatggatatttaaaaaaaccctcaaacgTTCAGATTATGGCAGTGTAGCTAGAAGGAGagttatttattaattattttatgcAAAAGGCCATATTGAGGTGTTTCTTACTAAAAAATATATCTGTAAATAATTGCAGAACATGTattcatttttaatattatttgcAAGACTAATTAATTACAGTGTGGGTTAGTATTTAAGTATATGAACTGTTGTAAGATGAACAAAGATAATTTCTACTAAATACATGttactttctcttttcttctatAGTTTATTTCAAGTGTATTCAGTCATCTTTTGTGTGATTAATTGTGAACAATAGTTAAACTTTTTTATAATCTGCAAACACAGattaaatatttctattatttttaaaagagtaTAGAAGATTTTCTTTCATGCCTTGACTCTGCAGTGGATATTTGTGGTGTTATGGTgaaaaaaggagacaaaaagaaagaaaggtaccttaattttatttattctatgAAATGTGCCTATATTGCTGCACAAATGTGGGATGGTTAGTATGGGAGTAGTCATACTCAGTGGGTAAGAGGCAGTCCTTCTTTCCAAACTGCTTAACTGAAAAATAGAAAGTCAAGGAGTTCTAAATccatgggagaaggagaagaggagAATTCACATTTAGCTAATTTTGTTGGCTCGCTACTTTTCTGTAATATAAGTTCCCTAGGGGTCTTTCAAAATCTGAGCTATGCCAGTgatagttttttgtttttttttttttcaattaacaTTTTTGGAATTCCACATAAATAAATGgtcagagaagaaaatttaaattaatttatgttAAATAAGTTTTAGCATCTGTGATCAACTACTATGTGATAAAATCATAGAttcatatttttgtttaatatatTCTTGTTCCTTAGGCAAGTCCTATTTCAACATAGGCAAGCTCTGACTGAACAGCTCAAAGTCACAGAAGATCCAGCTCTTGTTCTGCACCTGACATCAGtattattatttcagttttcaacTCACTGCATGCTTCATGCACCAGGAAGATCAGTACCACAGATCATTAATTTCCTAAGTGGCAGGATCCCTGAGGTATTATATTCTAGCTTTTTAAGGGGAAATGACCTTTATTCTATGACAGAGCATGAAAGTTGTGCCTTACATTATTTTTGTTGCATAAACCTGACACTGTTGGATTTCATGCCTGAACATTACTTTATGTGCAGGATATACAATTCCTTTGATCTGTACTGCATTGCAAATCCAACTCTTCAGGGATCTgccatcaatttttttttaaataaaattaaaaatcaatctGTTATTAGTCCTTTGACTGAACCATGAGACAGCTCTTTCTTGGGGGGTGTTATGATTCTTACAATTGAACATTTTTACATCTTTCCTCTGAGCTAGACCATGGTTACTTTTTAAACTTTCCTAATCCAGTTTTAAAGAAAGATGTACCTCTTCAAGAGCAAATACAGtgaaattctgtattttataCTGCTGAAACTGATGATGTTTACTAACTGCATTGCTTTCATGCTTCAGTCCTGTTTTTGTGGCACTTGGATGCGCTTTCAGTTTTCTGTCGCTTTGAATGTCTCTCGGAATTTAGGTTGTCAAATACTTCattagaaatatatttctgtatCACTAAATCTCTCTGCCCAGTATGGGagaatgctttttaaaaaattacatcttTAATTATAGGTCTGTCTACCTTTTCTGTAACATTGACATCCCCTGGGTTTGTTCTCATTTTTTGCCTTCAGGATCAGTATTCGCTGATAGTCAAATACCATGGATTAGTGGTGAAACAATTGACCAGCCAGACTAAGAAAACTGAACACGGAGACAGTGACACAAAAGATAAcatggaagaggaggaaggagcagaaaGCATTCGAAAAGAGCTCCAGGAAATCACTACCTCTATCAAAGATCTTGTTCTCAGACCTAGGAAATTTTCTGTAACAGAGGAATAAAACTGTTACTCAGTGCATTGGGCTTCATGATAGAGTcagactttattttcttttatgctgAAAAAAGGGACAACAGAAAATGCTTGACAGACTGTAAATTTGGCCTCTAGTAGTTTTCAAATCACAGCCAGGGAATACAGTTTCTGGGTGATGGTGGCAAATGGAATTTTGTTACTTCTACAGTGTACCTCGAAAACACATTAATGTAGATGTGGCAGAACACAGTTGTGGATGCTTTGGGTACAAAACCAGTGGATTTTTATTGGCATCCTCATGTGAGACCTCAAGAAATTACTCTTCAAATTACAGCGTATTTTGTTCCATACACACACAGGCTGATAGTTTTACTTCTCTGATTTGGATTTGTTGTGAGATAAGGATTGCATATAAGCCTGTCTATCTTAATATCAAATACTGGTTTTAAAACATATTCTGATACCTAACAGCACACCAGCAAAGGCCATCTTTACTCTGGTGTCATTATTGgatgttttcagtttctgttcaCTGGACTGCAGCGGTAAAAACAATTTGAGTACGAGTGGATATTGATAAACTTAAGGGAAGTGACCCACTACTAATGTGAGTTTCATGAACATTCAAGTTCATGAACATCAGCACACTGATACTACCGATGTATTCTGCTAATGTCTGAAATAGCTGTTAATTTAAAACATGTAATTCAGAAAAGGTGACTCTTTTGCATTGGCATTTTGGAAGCAGATAAATCCTGTTACACTTGCCATATTGTACATGCCATGTGTTTATTCAGCAGACTTATTGAGTGCTTAGTCCAGTTCTAATAGCAGATAGAAATATTTGTTTGCATTCTGTCAGCTCTTGAGAGAACTTGTGGTGTTCTGTTTATCCTGAgtttcttgaaaataatttagttcATGATCTTTCTACATAAACTTCACTTACAGAAATATTGCTTCCCTCAAGTTTTTTGTGAGCCTTATTTTTACATGAACAGTACTTTATGTCTTcaggaaagaacaaaaattgTGAAAAATTGAGTTCTATCACTATTAATGCCA is a window encoding:
- the UFL1 gene encoding E3 UFM1-protein ligase 1: MRSLNKSSSGLVFNDTIAVSEKFLSSCADLFSDLMQQKAEKEIKNNPVNLITEEDLKQASCLEYSYANKKDKKDERRKKATEGSGSVRGGGGGNAREIKIKKAKKKGRRDADSDEESQGTATGRNKKLEFSFMSQEEIEDVLKTHMQDCPEEFITEIAEHLRRSLTKTYQEVVRSVFTSSASSSGANRRQAMKDLQEEFSNLYNNIRLFEKGAKHFTDDTQTNLAKHLLKTLCTDITNLVFNFLASESMMTTENYSTITSEGRIKILGKLPEDTKGPLTKLHTSLNGKSIEDFLSCLDSAVDICGVMVKKGDKKKERQVLFQHRQALTEQLKVTEDPALVLHLTSVLLFQFSTHCMLHAPGRSVPQIINFLSGRIPEDQYSLIVKYHGLVVKQLTSQTKKTEHGDSDTKDNMEEEEGAESIRKELQEITTSIKDLVLRPRKFSVTEE